Genomic DNA from Salvia miltiorrhiza cultivar Shanhuang (shh) chromosome 1, IMPLAD_Smil_shh, whole genome shotgun sequence:
ttatatTATTGAAAATAGCATAATATATTCACTATTTTCTTATAGCAAATACAATTGTTTAGAGacttaatacaattattattaatacaattattactCAGTATAGTATAACTCAAGCTTGGTAAATGAactgaaaatcaattttaattttatcgaATCCAAATAATACAATTACTAGGAAGTATAGTATAAGTTGTATAACTCAAGCTTTGTTCATTCAACTAACTAATTAACTTTATTAAATGAACTGAAAATCAATCTTTTCAACTAACTAATTAACTTTATTAAATGAactgaaaatcaatttttatcgAATCCAAGTAGCTCACGAGCGACTCAATTCATTTACAGCACTTGACACACATGAGTGTACAGATTTTAAGAATTATGAATGAgttttgagaaagaaaaaaataaatgagattAATTCTTAGTTAGAAACAAAATTTCGATATAAATAAAGATTCAATGGACAAACAGCTTcaaaaaattcaatttattcCAGAACTACAATGAAAATTGTGGATGGTTGCCTCCGACaacaatacattacaaattcaAATGCCTAATATATATGTCAATAGCTATATCTCCTTACAAATTGATCACAAATTTTGCAAAAATGGAAATAAGATTAATGAAAAACACAAAGCATTATTATCATTTCTTCAAGAGCAGCTTCTCCTTCATCCTCTCCACTGCGCTTCGAAGAGTGACTTCATCTTTGCAGAAGGTAAACCTCACAAGATTCTTCCCCTCCTCCGGATCGAGGTAGAAGACGCTCGTGGGGATGGCGACAACACCGACTTCCTTGATCAGATACTCGCAGAAGGCGACATCATTTTCCAGCCCGAACGGGGTGTGGTCCACCACGACGAAGTAGGTCCCGCTCGACGGGAAGACAGTGAAGCCCACAGCCTTCAGGCCCTCCACCAGGATTCTCTTCTTCACCGCGTAGTCACGCCTGAGCTCCTCGTAGTACGACTCGGGCGCCCGGAGGGCCACCGCCGCAGCGTGCTGCATCGGGGTGGACGTTGCGAACGTGAGGAAGGCGTGCGCCTGCCGCACCCCCCACGTCAGGTGCGGGGGGGCAATTGCCCACCCGATCTTCCACCCGGTCAGTGAGAACGTCTTCCCAAGTGAGTTCAGGGTCACGGTCCACTCGTACATCCCTGGGAGTGAGGCGATGGAGACGTGGTCCATCTCGAAGGCCAGCTTGTCATAAACTTCGTCGGAGAACACCAACACGTCATGCTCCGTGCACAACGAGGAAATGATCTCAAGCTCCTTTGTTGTGAACATTTTACCGGTAGGGTTGTGCGGAGTGTTCATCAGGATGGCGCGGGTGTTCTTCGTGACAGCGGACTTCAGCTCATCAATCGGGACGGAGAAGTCCGGGGGCTTTAGGGTGATGGACTTTATTTTAGCGCCAGCCATGGACAGAGTGGCTTCATATGAGTCGTAGAACGGAGCAAAGACGACGACTTCATCACCGGGGTTTATAAGGCCTAGAATCGTCGCAGCTATTGCTTCCGTGCATCCGGAGGCGACCGTAACTTCCTTCTCTGGATCGACCACGAGCCCGGTGTCGATCCTAAAACGGTCAGCAACGGCTGAGTTCAAGTCGGGGACTCCATATCCACGAGCATACTGATTCTTACCGTCTCGAATGGCCTCAATAGCAGCTTCTTTCACAAACTCCGGACCATCAAAATTGGGGAAGCCCTGTCCAAGATTGATAGCGCCGTGCTTGATTGCGAGGCTGCTCATTTGTGTGAAAATTGTCGTTTTAAACTTCTCCAACCGCTTCGCAATCTGAATAAGTCAAATAATCCAATATGTGTTGAGGACAATCGAGAGCGACACCatgagataaatcaaataatttcctAGATGTATTGTACAAATAATGAAGCCTTCAAACACATAAAACCAAAGCAGAAATAAACATTTGTGACATTTCTCTTCTCCAACTCAAAACACAATTAAGCTTTCACCAATCATCATTCACAAGATAACTGTTTTATGTGATTACAATCCATTTAAAGGGTGATCTAGTTGGTGGAAAGGGCGTTAGCGACTGACAAGTTATGAATTTGAATCTTCACTGGAATCTCCTAGCCTGGGTCAAGCCCATCGTATAGAGCTTGCTTAGTGCAACTTACATCTCCCTAAGGATTGTCTGGTTGGTGGAAAAGGGTGTTTACGGCTGAAAGGTCATAAATTTGAATCTCACTAAGGCATTCTAGGTCAAGCCCATCGTATAGTTGCCCAATGCAGCTTCTTACATCCGCTAAGGGTGGTCTAATTGGTGGAAAGGGCGTCTATGGCTGAAATGTCATAAATTTGAACACTAACATACGTTCTAAGTCAAGCCCCGTCACTTAAAGCTAGCCCGTGCATCGTACATCTCTCTTGCACGACGGTTGCAGGTTTCCCTCGTCGCCAAGAAAAACACACACATGCTCACTGAGAATTGAGAATTATGCTCACTAAGAATAACATATTTCTTTGATTGGTCAAGCTcaacaaaatcaaaacatacacaatt
This window encodes:
- the LOC131024202 gene encoding uncharacterized protein LOC131024202; the protein is MLHSTSSHQMFRPHMVKPIKFSQIFSNNIGIKLGISAGHSFRCSLRIPPIMATSISTAATTQQQHVSTQSESSPNSATRPLQIAKRLEKFKTTIFTQMSSLAIKHGAINLGQGFPNFDGPEFVKEAAIEAIRDGKNQYARGYGVPDLNSAVADRFRIDTGLVVDPEKEVTVASGCTEAIAATILGLINPGDEVVVFAPFYDSYEATLSMAGAKIKSITLKPPDFSVPIDELKSAVTKNTRAILMNTPHNPTGKMFTTKELEIISSLCTEHDVLVFSDEVYDKLAFEMDHVSIASLPGMYEWTVTLNSLGKTFSLTGWKIGWAIAPPHLTWGVRQAHAFLTFATSTPMQHAAAVALRAPESYYEELRRDYAVKKRILVEGLKAVGFTVFPSSGTYFVVVDHTPFGLENDVAFCEYLIKEVGVVAIPTSVFYLDPEEGKNLVRFTFCKDEVTLRSAVERMKEKLLLKK